Proteins encoded by one window of Coleofasciculus chthonoplastes PCC 7420:
- a CDS encoding ExbD/TolR family protein produces MTTLRQPPQQRTKKQRAAFVPPLPRPLNLRMDSPTEEVRIEIVPLIDVIFCILTFFILAAVGLSRQQAINVDLPKASTGTAQGRQILMISLNELGQVYVEKEEMITQEKFIQQLQAYKQQNPSGVFVLYASPNAMYNEVVQVLDLLREVGGDRVALANSPGQSPQFPGTNPMSPPTGVPEFNPNPGQLPINPDGTFNPNLPPQFPEIPGQPQFGTPQPNPGGLSPSPGQFPINPGGSVPPNSGAPTSPQPPGE; encoded by the coding sequence ATGACAACACTACGCCAGCCCCCCCAGCAGCGAACCAAAAAACAACGCGCCGCTTTTGTCCCCCCATTACCCCGCCCCTTAAACTTGCGGATGGATTCCCCCACGGAAGAAGTTCGCATCGAGATCGTACCGCTAATTGATGTTATCTTCTGTATCCTGACCTTCTTTATCCTGGCAGCCGTGGGGCTATCGCGCCAACAAGCCATTAATGTGGATTTACCCAAAGCCAGTACCGGAACCGCCCAGGGACGACAAATTCTGATGATCAGTCTAAATGAATTGGGGCAAGTGTATGTGGAAAAAGAGGAGATGATCACTCAAGAGAAGTTTATTCAACAACTCCAAGCTTACAAGCAACAAAACCCCAGTGGCGTGTTTGTCCTCTACGCTTCCCCCAACGCCATGTATAACGAAGTTGTGCAAGTCTTAGATTTGCTGCGGGAAGTCGGGGGCGATCGCGTGGCGCTAGCTAATTCACCCGGACAATCGCCGCAATTTCCGGGAACGAATCCCATGTCTCCGCCAACTGGAGTCCCCGAATTTAACCCCAATCCTGGACAACTGCCAATTAATCCTGATGGCACATTTAATCCCAATTTGCCGCCTCAATTTCCAGAGATTCCGGGTCAACCTCAATTTGGAACACCCCAACCGAATCCAGGGGGTTTATCCCCGTCTCCGGGACAATTCCCCATCAATCCTGGTGGTTCAGTGCCACCCAATTCTGGCGCACCCACGTCACCGCAGCCGCCAGGGGAATAG
- a CDS encoding aspartate ammonia-lyase encodes MSDQSSAGYRIERDSMGEREIPNDAYYGIQTLRAIENFPISGIKPLPTYIDACVLIKKATAIANGNLGCIPQEISQVIVQAADEILKGQWRDQFVVDVYQAGAGTSHHMNINEVLANRALEILGDEKGNYKRVSPNDHVNYGQSTNDVIPTAIRIGALLALEHTLYPALSDAITALDNKGDEFQDVVKSGRTHLQDAVPVRLGEDFRAWAQILTDHTTRIERASEDLMVLGLGGSATGTGLNTHPDYRHQVAQILAQLVDQPLKSAPHLMAAMQSMAPFVNVSGSLRNLAQDLVKISHDLRLMDSGPKTGFKEIQLPPVQPGSSIMPGKYNPVMAEMTSMVCFQVMGYDSAIALAAQAGQLELNVMMPLIAYNLIHSIEILGNTLSALTQKCLTGITARRDRCLDYAEGSLALVTALNPHIGYLNAAAVAKESLETGKSLREIVLDKGLMSAEDLAKVLDLDKMSALSSNE; translated from the coding sequence ATGAGCGATCAATCCAGTGCCGGATATCGAATCGAACGGGATTCTATGGGGGAACGCGAAATCCCCAACGATGCCTACTACGGGATTCAAACCCTACGGGCGATCGAAAATTTTCCCATCAGCGGGATTAAACCCTTACCCACCTATATCGACGCCTGTGTGCTGATCAAAAAAGCCACTGCGATCGCGAATGGTAATCTAGGCTGTATTCCCCAAGAGATTAGCCAAGTGATTGTCCAAGCGGCGGATGAAATCCTCAAAGGGCAATGGCGCGATCAATTTGTCGTCGATGTTTATCAAGCGGGTGCTGGCACATCCCACCACATGAATATTAATGAGGTGCTGGCAAATCGGGCATTGGAAATTCTGGGCGATGAGAAGGGGAACTATAAACGGGTTAGCCCCAATGATCACGTCAATTATGGACAATCCACCAATGATGTCATCCCCACGGCGATTAGAATTGGGGCGCTGTTGGCGTTAGAACATACCTTGTATCCCGCCCTATCTGATGCGATTACCGCCCTGGATAATAAAGGCGATGAATTCCAAGATGTAGTTAAATCGGGCAGAACCCATCTCCAAGACGCCGTACCAGTGCGCCTGGGGGAAGACTTTCGGGCGTGGGCGCAAATTCTCACTGATCATACCACTCGGATTGAACGGGCGTCGGAAGATTTAATGGTACTGGGGTTAGGTGGAAGTGCAACGGGAACCGGATTAAATACCCATCCCGACTATCGCCATCAGGTTGCCCAAATTCTTGCCCAACTGGTTGATCAACCCCTCAAATCAGCCCCCCATCTCATGGCGGCGATGCAAAGTATGGCACCCTTTGTGAATGTATCGGGCAGTTTACGGAATTTGGCACAGGATTTAGTCAAAATTTCCCATGACTTGCGGTTAATGGATTCGGGACCTAAAACCGGATTCAAGGAAATTCAACTTCCCCCAGTACAGCCGGGATCATCGATTATGCCAGGAAAATATAATCCAGTGATGGCGGAAATGACTTCGATGGTATGCTTTCAGGTGATGGGGTATGACAGCGCGATCGCCTTGGCTGCTCAAGCGGGTCAATTGGAGTTGAATGTGATGATGCCGCTGATTGCCTATAATCTAATTCACAGTATTGAAATTTTAGGCAATACCCTATCTGCCCTAACCCAAAAGTGTCTAACCGGAATCACAGCCCGACGCGATCGCTGTTTGGACTACGCCGAAGGAAGTCTAGCATTAGTTACCGCCCTGAATCCCCACATTGGGTATCTCAACGCGGCGGCTGTCGCCAAGGAATCTCTGGAAACAGGCAAATCTCTACGAGAAATCGTACTCGACAAAGGATTGATGAGTGCTGAAGACTTAGCCAAGGTACTCGATCTTGATAAAATGAGTGCCTTGTCATCTAACGAATGA
- a CDS encoding DUF362 domain-containing protein: protein MSSVSLIRADSYNQQPLRTAVETLLEPLGGIRAFVKVGDRVLLKPNLLTAGRPGKECITRPELVYTVAELVKEAGGQPFLGDSPAFGTAKGVAQANGYLPMMEELNIPIVEFHGQRYQTVSHTFNHLRLCKEAMDADVVINLPKLKSHTQLTLTLGVKNLFGCVPGKMKAWWHAEAGKDALRFGEMLVETARAINPNLTILDAIVAHEGNGPSGGEPRRLDTLAASANVFALDCAIANLLNVDPTQVPTLAAAMKLGLSPTLDTLDFPHLHPADINVLDWKLPDRLMPIDFGMPRLIRSTFKHFYIRWIKEPMGVYAHR from the coding sequence ATGTCTAGCGTTAGTTTAATTCGGGCAGATTCCTATAACCAACAGCCATTGAGAACCGCCGTAGAAACCTTGCTGGAACCGTTGGGCGGGATTAGGGCATTTGTCAAAGTAGGTGATCGCGTCCTCCTCAAGCCTAATCTGCTGACGGCTGGACGTCCGGGAAAAGAATGTATTACTCGCCCCGAACTGGTTTACACTGTTGCCGAGTTGGTCAAGGAAGCGGGGGGTCAACCGTTTCTAGGTGATAGTCCCGCCTTTGGTACAGCTAAGGGGGTAGCACAGGCGAATGGCTATTTGCCAATGATGGAGGAACTTAACATACCCATTGTCGAATTCCATGGTCAGCGTTATCAAACGGTTAGCCATACCTTTAACCACCTGCGCCTGTGTAAAGAAGCGATGGATGCCGATGTGGTGATTAATTTACCCAAGCTGAAGTCTCACACCCAGTTAACTCTGACGCTGGGGGTTAAGAATTTATTTGGCTGCGTCCCTGGTAAAATGAAAGCCTGGTGGCACGCTGAAGCAGGTAAAGATGCCTTGCGGTTTGGGGAAATGTTAGTGGAAACGGCGCGGGCAATTAATCCCAACTTGACGATTCTGGATGCGATCGTCGCTCATGAGGGCAATGGTCCGAGTGGGGGTGAACCCCGACGCTTGGATACCCTAGCGGCGTCGGCGAATGTATTTGCTTTGGATTGTGCGATCGCGAATTTACTCAATGTCGATCCGACTCAAGTCCCCACTCTAGCCGCCGCGATGAAATTGGGGTTAAGTCCAACTCTGGACACTTTAGATTTTCCTCACCTGCACCCAGCCGATATCAATGTACTCGATTGGAAGTTACCGGATCGGTTAATGCCGATTGATTTTGGGATGCCTCGCCTGATTCGCTCCACATTTAAGCATTTTTACATCCGGTGGATCAAAGAACCAATGGGCGTGTATGCTCATCGCTAA
- a CDS encoding MBL fold metallo-hydrolase, producing the protein MPDSDPASPSPRTSNVIANMVTGPTVNFVVQFWGVRGKVSAPGKETVRYGGNTSCVEMRVGSKRLIFDGGSGLRLLGNHLLRQMPLEAYLFFTHCHWDSIQGFPFFTPAFIPGNCFHIYGARAANGESIEKRLGRQMLAPNFPVPLQVMQSELKFYELGSGDKITVDDLVVEAVLLNATSHSMGYRVTWNGHSVVYAIAHSQSPDQLDHNLLHLARHADLLILDAPCTIRADDSLKPSPLDWQDQLWQTGLATAKAAGVKRIVMSHYYPDHDDEFLDWMESQVKSVFPNDVLAREGMVIQVC; encoded by the coding sequence ATGCCAGATTCTGATCCAGCGTCACCCAGTCCCCGCACATCTAATGTTATAGCCAACATGGTAACTGGCCCTACCGTCAATTTTGTTGTCCAATTTTGGGGCGTTCGAGGTAAAGTTTCGGCTCCAGGAAAAGAAACGGTACGCTATGGTGGCAATACCTCCTGTGTAGAAATGCGTGTCGGTTCCAAACGCCTAATTTTTGATGGGGGGAGTGGTTTGCGACTTCTCGGCAACCATTTACTCCGTCAAATGCCCCTAGAAGCTTACCTCTTCTTCACCCACTGCCACTGGGACAGCATTCAAGGATTTCCATTTTTTACACCTGCCTTTATTCCCGGCAATTGTTTCCACATCTATGGTGCAAGGGCGGCGAACGGAGAATCAATCGAAAAGCGCTTAGGGCGGCAAATGTTAGCGCCTAATTTTCCTGTTCCCCTCCAGGTCATGCAATCGGAGCTAAAATTTTACGAACTGGGTTCGGGTGATAAAATCACCGTGGATGATTTGGTCGTTGAAGCCGTCTTACTCAACGCTACATCCCACTCAATGGGCTACCGAGTCACCTGGAATGGTCATTCTGTCGTCTACGCGATCGCTCACTCCCAATCGCCGGATCAACTGGATCACAATTTGTTGCACTTAGCCCGCCATGCTGACTTGCTCATCTTGGATGCTCCCTGTACTATTCGTGCAGATGATTCTCTAAAACCTTCGCCTTTAGACTGGCAAGACCAACTCTGGCAAACCGGTTTAGCTACAGCTAAAGCCGCAGGAGTTAAACGAATTGTCATGTCTCACTACTATCCTGACCATGATGATGAGTTTCTTGACTGGATGGAATCCCAAGTGAAATCGGTCTTTCCCAATGACGTACTGGCTCGTGAGGGTATGGTTATACAAGTCTGTTAA
- a CDS encoding MotA/TolQ/ExbB proton channel family protein: MDMDIVAIIEKGGIAMWPLLGLSILAVGTIFERLWFWGGILLKQEEVVNRVLDAATQNWQVAREIAMKSRRQPVGRYLYAPLRLISPEPELFRLALEGAADDELATMRRGDKLLEAVIALSPLLGLLGTVLGLINSLGSITIDQLGTASTAGVTLGIGEALISTATGLIIAITSLAFYRLFQAFWFNQVKIFRKAGTELELLYRQDWLQAEDSDQMLNDTLPENHVNVYQESFEVPKRDRTPPPKPRTQQKPDDHTPVTKAKATLDNNVASDKSQLQETDRTPVTNAKANPDDNVDPDKSQVSESDRTAVPNPQGKPEN; encoded by the coding sequence ATGGATATGGATATTGTTGCGATTATTGAAAAGGGCGGAATCGCTATGTGGCCCCTGTTAGGACTTTCTATCCTAGCTGTGGGGACAATTTTTGAACGCCTGTGGTTTTGGGGGGGAATCCTATTGAAACAAGAGGAAGTCGTCAATCGGGTGCTGGATGCAGCGACTCAAAACTGGCAGGTGGCTAGAGAAATCGCGATGAAATCACGCCGACAACCCGTGGGACGATATTTATATGCTCCCCTACGCTTGATCAGCCCCGAACCGGAATTATTCCGCTTGGCTTTAGAGGGGGCGGCTGATGATGAGTTAGCAACGATGCGACGCGGCGATAAGCTATTAGAAGCAGTGATTGCGCTGTCTCCGCTGTTGGGGTTACTGGGAACGGTACTCGGTTTAATCAACTCCTTAGGCTCTATTACCATTGATCAACTGGGTACAGCTTCCACCGCTGGGGTAACGTTGGGAATCGGCGAAGCCCTGATTAGTACAGCGACAGGACTGATTATTGCAATTACCAGTTTGGCATTTTATCGACTGTTTCAAGCCTTTTGGTTTAACCAAGTCAAAATATTCCGCAAAGCGGGGACAGAGTTGGAATTGCTGTATCGCCAAGATTGGTTACAGGCTGAGGATAGTGATCAAATGCTGAACGATACCCTCCCAGAGAATCACGTTAACGTTTATCAAGAGAGTTTTGAGGTTCCCAAACGCGATCGCACTCCACCCCCAAAACCTCGAACCCAGCAAAAGCCGGATGATCACACTCCCGTCACCAAGGCTAAGGCTACCCTAGACAATAACGTTGCTTCAGACAAGTCTCAACTCCAAGAAACTGATCGCACTCCCGTCACCAATGCTAAAGCCAACCCAGATGATAACGTTGACCCAGATAAGTCTCAAGTCTCGGAAAGCGATCGCACGGCTGTCCCCAACCCCCAAGGAAAGCCAGAAAATTAA
- a CDS encoding alpha-L-rhamnosidase-related protein, which yields MKNLSILLSEETEGVEVLQEKESCYQSSFTVEHTAETRQFFIQTNAPFQTKFNSDEQRRSYQDYLVNPRQIAESKDYPTLHSNHTWFDALYALALDEVRQCSVSEIKNNAYCNGQGIPAPEGGYFETGLFWTYIWTRDISYAVHLSLATLDPIRSLNSLNFKLSEIRAGGNQQIIQDTGTGGSYPISSDRVVWSFGCQALLQQLQGETRKDFARCAYAALKNTIEQDRHVIFDCQDGLYRGEQSFLDWREQSYPQWMAEDPVKIGMSKALSTNCCHFNALQLAASLAGELGHNSEQIKYSQWAQDLGQAIRTHLYLPESKLYSSFITTTFAPGAAHQYDLLGNALAILLDIAEETQADQIVSNYPHFPKGAAVIFPQQRDTLIYHNQAIWPFVTAYWLRVAKKVGNAQVVSLGMSSLIRGAALSLSNMENFDAVSGRVELDTEPKEPPVNSPRQLWSVAGYLSMIYDIIFGLSWTDSGIHISPYITREFRNYLLPKSNKLVLNEFPYKSHKLNITVHLPPVTEQIEGAYAVEEIRLNGQRVTSDITEAMLDKISNIIEVDLEEADSKNNSINIVGNLEDYRYRFAPRPPIIESITAIENQLEIKFNLNGENPDEVTVNIYRDGQLMARGLSGHLTTWRDPNSEGRRSPSYCYNLETIYTNTGTISQRSHPCCYWGANNHRIYSINAGQFSAIGGQLSERHGRQHLENWGESGHRITVQIKAQFSGAHAIQVVAGNGAGSINTGITCGVKHLQMTNSQNNQVVADGYLIMPHLGTWDRWLESSVIFTQVDLIANQNYEINIFGDEQAINMSSFAHNANYTGGNGGHSGPYNYVNIAQIKLAALS from the coding sequence ATGAAAAATCTATCAATTTTATTGTCTGAAGAAACTGAAGGAGTAGAAGTATTACAAGAAAAAGAAAGTTGTTATCAATCAAGCTTTACTGTTGAGCATACCGCAGAAACAAGACAATTTTTTATCCAAACCAATGCACCTTTTCAAACTAAATTTAATAGTGATGAGCAACGTCGAAGTTATCAGGACTATTTAGTCAACCCCCGGCAAATTGCCGAATCAAAGGATTATCCTACCCTACATAGCAATCATACCTGGTTTGATGCCCTTTACGCTCTAGCCCTAGACGAAGTTCGTCAATGTTCTGTGTCTGAAATTAAAAATAATGCCTATTGTAATGGACAAGGGATTCCTGCACCTGAAGGAGGCTATTTTGAGACAGGCTTATTCTGGACTTATATTTGGACACGAGATATTTCCTATGCGGTGCATCTGAGTTTAGCGACTCTTGATCCCATTCGTTCTTTAAATTCTTTGAACTTTAAACTCTCTGAAATTCGAGCAGGGGGTAACCAGCAAATTATACAAGATACAGGTACAGGAGGTAGTTATCCCATATCAAGCGATCGCGTGGTTTGGTCGTTTGGTTGTCAGGCTTTGTTACAACAACTTCAAGGTGAGACAAGGAAAGACTTTGCCCGTTGTGCTTATGCAGCACTCAAAAATACAATTGAACAGGATCGCCACGTCATTTTTGATTGCCAAGATGGGCTTTATCGCGGAGAACAGTCATTCTTAGATTGGCGAGAACAAAGTTATCCTCAATGGATGGCTGAAGATCCGGTAAAAATTGGCATGTCAAAAGCCCTTTCGACGAATTGTTGTCACTTTAATGCCTTACAGTTAGCGGCTTCTCTGGCTGGAGAATTAGGTCATAATTCTGAACAAATAAAGTATAGTCAATGGGCGCAGGATTTAGGTCAAGCCATCCGCACTCACCTCTATTTACCAGAATCCAAACTCTACTCTAGCTTTATCACGACAACCTTTGCTCCAGGGGCTGCCCATCAATACGATTTATTAGGTAATGCTTTGGCTATTTTACTGGATATTGCCGAGGAAACACAAGCCGATCAAATTGTTTCTAATTACCCCCATTTCCCCAAAGGGGCTGCGGTTATTTTTCCTCAACAAAGGGATACTCTGATTTATCATAACCAAGCCATTTGGCCCTTTGTTACCGCTTATTGGCTGAGGGTAGCTAAAAAAGTCGGAAATGCTCAAGTTGTAAGCCTGGGAATGAGTTCCTTAATTCGCGGTGCAGCTTTGAGTTTATCGAACATGGAAAACTTTGATGCTGTAAGTGGAAGGGTTGAACTAGATACTGAACCAAAAGAACCGCCCGTAAACTCACCCCGTCAATTATGGTCAGTAGCTGGTTATCTGTCCATGATCTATGACATTATTTTTGGACTTTCTTGGACAGATTCAGGAATTCACATTTCCCCTTATATCACCCGTGAATTTCGTAACTATCTCTTACCCAAATCAAATAAGTTAGTTCTCAATGAGTTTCCCTATAAATCACATAAACTGAATATAACTGTTCATTTACCTCCTGTGACGGAACAGATAGAAGGGGCTTATGCCGTTGAAGAAATTCGTCTGAATGGACAAAGAGTCACCTCTGACATTACAGAGGCAATGCTTGATAAAATAAGTAATATAATCGAGGTGGATTTAGAAGAAGCAGACTCAAAAAATAATTCAATTAATATAGTTGGTAATCTGGAAGATTATAGATATAGGTTTGCCCCTCGACCGCCTATCATTGAATCGATCACGGCTATAGAGAATCAACTAGAGATTAAATTTAATCTGAATGGCGAAAATCCGGATGAAGTTACGGTTAATATTTATCGAGATGGACAATTAATGGCTAGGGGACTCTCCGGTCATCTGACAACTTGGCGAGATCCAAACAGTGAGGGAAGGCGATCGCCTAGCTATTGTTATAATCTGGAAACGATTTACACCAACACAGGCACAATTTCCCAACGTTCTCATCCCTGCTGTTATTGGGGTGCTAATAACCATCGAATTTATTCTATTAATGCTGGCCAATTTTCTGCGATCGGGGGTCAACTTTCTGAACGTCATGGCAGACAACATTTGGAAAATTGGGGCGAATCGGGACATCGGATTACAGTTCAGATCAAAGCTCAGTTTAGTGGCGCTCACGCGATTCAGGTAGTTGCCGGAAATGGAGCCGGATCGATCAATACAGGGATAACTTGTGGGGTTAAACATTTGCAAATGACGAATTCACAAAACAATCAAGTTGTGGCAGATGGTTATCTAATCATGCCCCATCTTGGCACTTGGGATCGTTGGTTAGAGTCTTCTGTCATTTTTACTCAAGTAGACTTAATCGCTAACCAAAATTACGAAATCAATATTTTTGGCGATGAGCAAGCCATTAACATGTCAAGCTTTGCCCATAATGCCAACTATACAGGGGGTAATGGGGGACATTCAGGACCTTACAATTATGTGAATATCGCTCAAATTAAATTAGCGGCATTATCTTGA
- a CDS encoding ShlB/FhaC/HecB family hemolysin secretion/activation protein has protein sequence MIGVNSNGQILFTSIAVLWAAFWLTPSVNAQTLPILTNTKSSADQGLSLTKAEDSIKAEGREQRTAGKQSGGKVEGHDNCLGGHEISHSTLSQGGFCPNVTIHSQTTVPKPAPTNQVSDAPRVNVTDLRLVGNAHPTIDKGFWRSPNAYFSAIPPRVGSILNTQHSTFNAQVPDRTTPRDSPSIPELPPPQDIEPPPPSRLPETTPSPTLPPPEQLLDPELAPTTPDETPETPEGAQITVKQFEFTGNTAFSDQELAEVTAEFTNRPITFAELLNARTAVTQLYVDNGYATSGAFIPPQPLTQDTVTIEIVEGGIEEIQVNGLRRLRPNYVRSRIAVANPKPLNVPHLLESLRLLQLDPLIENVSAELSTGSGPGTSLLIVDVIEANTWSYQLFANNGRSPSVGSFRRGASITQANLLGFGDGVTLSYTNTDGSDEIEFNYTLPVNPRNGEVSFSFSNTSSEIIEDPFNFLDIQSDSTSFDLTFRQPLLETPTQQLAVGLTASRRNTKTVFLEELVGEEVGFPSLGADEDGRIRVSALRFFQEWTQRGASEVFALRSQFNLGLGIFDATVNDDEPDSRFFSWRGQAQWVRLLAPDTLLVLRGDLQLAAQDLLPVEQIGLGGLGSVRGYRQDIRLTDNGAFASAEVRLPILRIPEWDGILQVTPFVDVGTTWNNGEIDDPDPSSLAALGLGLQWQQGDRITARLDWGIPLISVDSEDDTWQENGVYFSITINPF, from the coding sequence ATGATTGGTGTTAATTCCAACGGGCAAATTCTATTCACTTCTATCGCAGTATTGTGGGCGGCGTTTTGGCTAACTCCCTCGGTCAACGCTCAAACTCTGCCTATCCTCACAAACACTAAGTCTTCAGCCGATCAGGGCTTGTCTCTCACAAAAGCAGAAGATTCCATCAAGGCAGAAGGTAGAGAACAGAGGACAGCAGGTAAGCAGTCAGGTGGCAAGGTCGAAGGACATGATAACTGTTTAGGCGGACATGAGATCAGCCATTCAACCCTCAGTCAGGGCGGGTTTTGCCCAAACGTTACTATCCATAGCCAAACGACAGTCCCTAAACCCGCCCCGACAAACCAGGTTTCCGATGCACCTAGGGTGAATGTCACTGACTTAAGGCTGGTGGGCAATGCCCACCCTACGATAGATAAAGGGTTTTGGCGCTCCCCAAATGCTTATTTCAGTGCTATTCCACCTAGGGTTGGGTCAATACTCAACACCCAACACTCAACATTCAACGCTCAAGTTCCCGATCGCACCACTCCCCGTGACAGTCCCTCAATTCCAGAACTCCCTCCGCCTCAAGACATTGAGCCACCGCCTCCCTCAAGGCTGCCAGAAACTACGCCGTCTCCGACATTACCTCCCCCCGAACAGCTTCTAGACCCTGAATTAGCGCCAACAACGCCTGATGAGACACCTGAGACACCGGAGGGGGCGCAAATTACTGTAAAACAATTTGAATTCACAGGCAATACCGCCTTTAGTGATCAAGAGTTAGCCGAAGTAACGGCGGAGTTTACGAATCGCCCGATTACCTTTGCTGAACTCCTCAATGCCAGAACTGCTGTCACCCAGTTGTACGTGGACAACGGCTATGCCACATCTGGTGCCTTCATTCCGCCTCAACCCCTAACCCAAGACACCGTAACCATTGAAATTGTAGAAGGTGGAATTGAAGAGATTCAGGTGAATGGGCTGCGCCGTCTGCGTCCCAACTATGTGCGATCGCGCATTGCCGTTGCTAATCCCAAACCCCTGAATGTACCGCATCTACTAGAATCCCTGCGTCTTTTGCAACTCGATCCCCTGATTGAAAATGTCTCGGCTGAACTCTCAACGGGTTCTGGTCCGGGTACCAGTTTACTCATTGTTGATGTTATTGAAGCCAACACTTGGAGTTACCAACTGTTTGCTAACAATGGGCGTTCCCCTAGTGTGGGTAGCTTCCGGCGCGGGGCGTCCATCACCCAAGCCAATTTACTCGGATTCGGTGATGGCGTAACCCTCAGCTATACCAACACCGATGGTAGTGACGAGATTGAATTTAACTACACCCTACCCGTTAATCCGCGCAATGGCGAGGTTAGCTTTAGCTTTAGCAACACCTCCAGCGAGATTATTGAAGATCCATTTAACTTTCTCGATATCCAATCTGACTCCACCAGTTTTGACCTCACCTTTCGTCAACCCCTCCTGGAAACGCCAACCCAGCAATTGGCAGTGGGTTTAACCGCGTCCCGACGCAATACCAAAACCGTTTTCTTAGAAGAGTTGGTGGGAGAAGAAGTGGGTTTTCCCTCGCTGGGTGCTGATGAGGATGGACGGATTCGGGTTTCAGCCCTACGATTCTTTCAAGAGTGGACTCAACGAGGGGCAAGTGAAGTCTTTGCCCTACGCTCTCAGTTTAATTTGGGTCTGGGTATCTTTGATGCCACAGTCAATGATGATGAGCCAGATAGTCGCTTCTTTTCCTGGCGGGGTCAAGCCCAGTGGGTAAGACTTTTAGCCCCGGATACATTACTGGTGCTTCGCGGTGATCTTCAACTGGCGGCTCAAGATTTGTTACCCGTTGAGCAGATTGGGTTAGGGGGGCTAGGGAGTGTGCGCGGCTATCGCCAAGATATTCGACTCACGGATAATGGTGCCTTTGCCTCGGCGGAGGTGCGGCTGCCCATTTTACGCATTCCTGAGTGGGACGGTATTTTGCAGGTTACTCCCTTTGTGGATGTTGGCACAACCTGGAATAACGGCGAGATCGATGATCCTGACCCGAGTAGTTTGGCGGCTCTGGGGTTGGGACTACAATGGCAACAAGGCGATCGCATTACCGCTCGCTTAGATTGGGGGATTCCCCTGATTTCAGTCGATTCGGAGGATGATACTTGGCAAGAAAATGGCGTATATTTTTCGATAACGATTAATCCGTTTTGA
- a CDS encoding inorganic diphosphatase — protein MDLSRIPSQPKPGLINVLIEIPAGSKNKYEYDKDLQAFALDRVLYSSVQYPYDYGFIPNTLADDGDPLDGMVMMDQPTFPGCVITARPIGMLEMIDSGDRDEKILCVPDKDPRYAQVKSLKDVAEHRLDEISEFFKTYKNLEKKVTEILGWKDIKEVMPLVEKCVAAGEKAGR, from the coding sequence ATGGATTTATCACGCATTCCAAGTCAACCCAAACCGGGACTGATCAACGTTTTAATCGAAATTCCAGCCGGGAGTAAAAACAAGTACGAGTACGACAAAGATTTACAGGCTTTTGCCCTTGATCGGGTCTTATATTCCTCGGTGCAATACCCTTATGATTACGGCTTTATCCCGAACACCTTAGCCGATGACGGCGACCCCCTTGATGGTATGGTGATGATGGATCAGCCCACCTTTCCGGGTTGTGTGATTACCGCTCGTCCCATTGGTATGCTGGAGATGATTGACTCGGGCGATCGCGACGAGAAAATCCTCTGTGTTCCTGACAAAGATCCACGCTATGCTCAGGTGAAATCCCTTAAAGATGTTGCCGAGCATCGGTTGGATGAAATTTCTGAATTTTTCAAGACTTACAAAAATCTGGAGAAAAAAGTCACGGAAATTCTAGGCTGGAAGGATATCAAGGAGGTTATGCCACTGGTTGAGAAGTGTGTCGCCGCCGGGGAAAAGGCTGGCAGATAG